From Synchiropus splendidus isolate RoL2022-P1 chromosome 10, RoL_Sspl_1.0, whole genome shotgun sequence, the proteins below share one genomic window:
- the tmem223 gene encoding transmembrane protein 223 produces the protein MGLELLCVPLRLYFRQSQLGHISQKVLLTVRTSTRNIGTSRPVHLQRNAAGPSSEVFGQLAARRCISTAVQKDITLFQHDRSGFFRLLAIFCGGQFLFWTYLAHFAYTGLRDTGRSSEKSEAKSRTSTALAGIWSFDMNLGSSAWRYGFTLGCLAIGAGICGLGVLFCRRSVNQVILHRGGKLVTITTQSPRGAGKGRKISVPLSEVACHAHREETTSFIPLKVRGHKFYYLLDKEGTVNNVRLFDNTVGAYRPF, from the coding sequence ATGGGTTTGGAGCTGCTGTGTGTCCCATTGCGGCTATACTTCAGGCAGTCTCAACTGGGTCACATCTCGCAGAAAGTGCTTCTCACTGTACGGACGTCGACACGCAACATAGGAACCAGCAGGCCGGTTCACCTCCAGCGGAACGCAGCGGGACCGAGCAGCGAGGTCTTCGGGCAGCTGGCAGCTCGTCGCTGCATTTCCACCGCCGTACAGAAAGATATCACCTTGTTCCAGCACGACAGGTCCGGCTTCTTCCGCCTCCTCGCCATCTTCTGTGGTGGACAGTTTCTCTTCTGGACCTACCTAGCGCATTTCGCTTACACCGGGCTCCGAGACACCGGAAGATCGTCGGAAAAGTCAGAAGCTAAGTCCCGAACCAGCACCGCGTTGGCAGGGATCTGGAGCTTCGACATGAATCTGGGTTCCAGCGCATGGAGGTACGGATTCACGCTGGGCTGCCTGGCGATCGGAGCAGGCATTTGCGGACTCGGAGTTCTATTCTGCCGACGTTCTGTCAACCAGGTGATTCTTCACCGAGGAGGGAAGCTGGTCACCATCACTACACAGTCCCCCAGGGGAGCCGGGAAAGGACGCAAAATATCCGTCCCTCTTTCCGAAGTGGCTTGTCATGCTCACAGAGAGGAGACCACTTCGTTTATCCCCCTCAAGGTCCGAGGACACAAGTTCTACTACCTTCTGGACAAGGAAGGGACAGTGAACAATGTCAGACTCTTTGACAACACCGTTGGAGCTTACCGCCCATTTTAA